ggattgtgttatcaaattttgtttgttaaagtctaagtatgtagttttaataaatcttttcacagagtaaaatgtagatttagtaacaggtctgtaagtagcagtgctgcccttctttgctaaagcatctgcattctcgtttcccaggattccacaatgggatggtatccattggaatacaattcttttattgagtgttattagttgagagagcattttatttaattctgctgtttgagatgaaggtgtgtgtttagagactattgatagaatagctgctttggagtctgacaatataactgcatttttaaatttattgatgtggcatagaagattcctgagactttcacttattgcaatgatttcaccatcaaaacttgataaaatacaatgtaatacagtaaataattacttgttaaataatttttttaatattttccgtgTTAATAATGAAACTATTAGAATAATTTTGGcttaggagtggagaaatgcaatatgtgaaagaggagggaaagacagtgaattttcctacgatcttctaaacGGAACCAGGACAACATTTCAAGGGATAGTGTTAAGTGATCAGcctggcgaatattgcagacgaaacggacgcacatattatgaacacgttgcagtctctgtgccgaagtaacgcttaggtcagtaaacagaatattacagtaatcgaagtggggcatcatgagtgtttgcactaaaatctttttcagggaaaagggtagaaaCTTCTTCAAttgcctaaacgagtggattagtgagaatacttttttgcaggtttctgcaacttgaatgttccaatttaaacttttattcgcataaatacctaggttctttactgattcactgaacggaatttcggtgccatcTATTTTAATCAGAGACAAATTTGGTTTGTTAATAGTACGAGGGgggtccaggaaataacgaccgttttgttgtaataattaaaaaaatatatatttatttgaaaaaacaaagtctgttacataactgaagcttcctttacttctctacataatcaccacctacatttaaacatttgtcgtatctgttcactagctttagaattcccgtgttatactcctctgccgccagttcattaagccaggtgttcactgtcttcttcaactcttcattacttccaaaacgcgtaccacccagaaagtctttcagcttagtgaaaaggtgaaaatcgctaggagcaaggtctggactatagggcgaatgatcaaagatttcccaaccgaattgatccagcaattctcgagttgaagcagcagtgtgcgggcgggcacagctttttggtagccaagatgttgcgacacaatttcaccaagcaaagaacgagaaatgtcaggaaaggcaatatgcaattcgtcgagtgatgtgcgcctgtcttgcaagattctgtcgttcactttagtcttcaggtcttctgtgatgagtgatgggcgtccaggtcgagtttcatcgtggacatttgttcgcccattgttgaacatttcacaccattttctcacatttctttcattcattacagtatcaccatacacttctttcaattgccggtaaatttctgtaGGTTTCAAATGtcaggcattcaaaaatcgaatcacactcctcacgtcacagtcggcgggattatcaatcacgtcgttcattttgaagtaacacaaaatgcacaatggcgacttgttgcaaccagtattcacaacattatgagaacacatgttaaggaagccagttgaccttcaaacaaggaaggggagtcagctgcgcggcgggtatgcgcgaacggttgttatttcctggatccccctcgtacttaccaaacgtgaatggcccacaattatTGACTGTATTATGTTGGTGCAATACAAAATTATGAAAAGTAAACCTCAGAGACCAGGGGCTGGAATAAATGAGGTTGCGGGCTGGATGCAGTTGGCCATTGCTGTATTAGGAGGACCAATCTCAGTTGTTACAAAAAAAGCTTAACCTTCACTCCAAGACTTATGAAAGCAATAAAGGACACAGTATAGTTTCTGAGGAGAATTGGGGTTCTGCTACTTACTGGAGATCCAGCACGAGATCAGGGTTGTTGTTCTGAATGATGGGTACCAAGTCATTGACAAGCCATTCTATATCGCAGTCACATCGCCATGGGTTGTTCTGCACGTCGACAACGACAAGATCTGTCCACTGAACCAGATGCTGAGGCAGTGAGTGCAGGGCATTGCTTCGAAGGTGCAGCTGCAAGACAATCACACAGTTCATTTAATTCTGTTGCTTCAACTATGTCACTTCGCATATTTTAGAATAATAGAACAGGAGAAAGGCAGACCAATGGCTCACATGTTTGTGAGTTGAACacagatttgtaacaatttattacatTAGGAATACAATACATGttgattactttcacgtgttggtattttttggtgaaaagtgagtaaattaaaaaaaaaatctttaaaatactctgtgatatgtgtggaatgcatagcataacatttgtggatatttgtgcccttatcggatgttgagtcgccatttttaaacttcctgcattatggatttttaaatgactCGCCAactttgattgttgtttccggtaaattacattttcaaaaaaaaaattttttttctttaaaatactctttgatatgtatggaatgcattgcataacattttgtgagtatttgtgcccttatcggatgttgagactcatttttaaacttcctgcggtatggatttttaaatcacacgcccacttttatcggttttggatataatttctgaactattaaagatacatgcatgaaatttagaacacacattctttagactattaggaaaagtttctttgtaacagaattttattaattgactcgctgtacccgtgcgctccgctgcacccgttagaaataaatataaagtaattacataattaaaataggacatttgatccaggtaacattcgtgttcgatagaaggataaatcgtttaatatgttacttaatttaaattgtatttaaaatattaaaatgcgatcattttgatccagagaccactcatttggtgcaatgacaattcctttaacatgtttcttaattgttattaccaattatttttggaaaagcgaaaattaacagaaaaattttggctacagatttattattatgtttatattatattatattatgaaaaagtgtgttgataacggatgtactcgaattagaaagtttttaatttgttgtgggagctcttgaatctcaggaggaacaacttttacaacagcgcaacataatctgcttggctcattacccaatttttttgcattgcatttattgcatatgtattttaacacgattcaattgagcatagttaaaatttgaattataaaataatggattgctaagctaacgtactattactgcatactaaatcaatacattctcgttgttcgttaattctctgagataaaaatgaatatgttcataaacattattataagaaatgcaggaaattaatatacagaataacctatcaagttttctgtgcataagaagctattttaatcttacctgtcctcaattcactcaaaagttactgtaataacattatagcattatgtccatccagagaaactacactttccaatgatgaaataataattaattatacaaatcggttaatttagcttcatacaaacacagaaacattgtctgtaggctatgtttcatagctttcgattgttgtgtccaaggccccttatagacgaagtcatttgttttttatttcaatacaccgccttagatggcagttattttaattttaaaactcatttatctcattaaatatcagtcctatcaaaatttttcagagaataaaacttatcagaaatcatttttaaagaaacttttgttatgtaacatttttcacaaaaatcaataataagcgatatatttcgatttatttaattcaggccccccttataaccccccttttaaataaagtattttgaatgccatatagcctataatctaagttacaactaacttaatttatattccaattttcatcgaaatccgttcagccattatcgcgtgaaaaggtaacaaacatacagagagacagacagacagacatacaaacaaaaatttcaaaaaagcgattttcggtttcagggtgattaattatatatgttaggaccaattatttttggaaaatcgaaaattaccagaaaaatttcggctacagatttattattagtatagatttcatttaaaaaatacgtccttttgtttgcaagaaaggaaatcagaaaattgttattacattttaattgtttgttttacaaacttagggactaatatcaaaattctgttacagacagtttgtagaacatgcttttgcaaatacattgcaaaaaaaagtttgaatctgtctttaaaaatggtatagatatattggttttaatacaatcctgcattgggtatatttttttttcaaatttgggcccccaaataatttttttttgttcaaaatatttatatttggttgagttcctacagctatgagctctctacatacaaaaaattaatattttacaccaaataggaaaaaagttaaaaaaaataccatcctctccccttaatttgaactaaatttataaatatctagttgactagttttggcttgggagccatcttcagaactgctggGTCCTTGCGTCTTCCGGTGTCTTTGTGTTGTTGTGTAGTGTGTAGTGGTGAAGACACTGGAAGACACAAGGACCtcgcagttctgaagatggctcccaagccgaAACGAGTCAACTAGATATTTATAAACTTAATTCAGATTAACATGTGAAAGTAATCAACTTATAatgtattcctaagtgatatagtgttaaaagttatatAATCAAGTTGTGTAATCATTCCATCCATtcatggtgttgcaatttccattttgactagtgtaataataataataataataataataatgggcgtaggttcgatttccgtttgggctgattacatggttggcttttttccgaggttttccccaaaccgtaaggcgaatgtcaggtaacctatggcgaatcgaTCTCATCGCACCAAATACTACCCCGCTATCACCAAATacaataactcagtagttgatttttttttaaattttagttattatttaatgacgctgtatcaactactaggctatttagcgtcgatgagattggtgatagcgagatgatatttggcgagatgaggccgaggattcgccacagattaccttgcattcacattgcggttggggaaaacctcggaaaaaacccaaccaggtaatcagcccaagcggggatcgaacccgcgcctgaatgcaacttcagaccggcaggcaagcaccttaaccgactgagccacgccggtggcttctcaGTAATTGATATAATGCCGTTAAATTAATAACCAAgtataggcataataataataataataataataataataataataataataataataatgataataacaaccaTCACGTCATCTATTATAACTACCATCAGCACAGCCGCAATAACAGTGACAACAATGATGATTATAAtcatgataatagtaatgatgataatcatAGTCATTTATTGAGGCTTTCTTCTATACTAATGCTCTAGCCGTGATGATTATATTGTAATAgctaatgacaataataattgtaatgatcATCAACTTTTGAATGCCTATTCTGTTCATCATTAAAAAAGTTGAAATTATCCCTACCTCTTTTAGAGTCAATGAATTATTCTCAAAACCGAAAGCTTCTTCATCCAGGTCAGTTAACTTGAGGTTATATGAAGAATATAAAATCTCGAGGCTTTTCAGATGAGCGAAGGTCTGGGGCCCAATTCGCTTGAGGTGAGTCATTGCACTGATATTGAGCTCTCTCAGCACAAGAAGACCACGAAATGAGTCCTCATCCAGCTCCAGTATTGGGTTGTCATTGAGGTTGAGTTTCTCTAGAGAGTCACCTATGTTTAAACAATTCAgaataaattgtgtaaatattacCCCTAGACTTAGGCACTTTTTAAGTCTTgcttcatttttaaatacataaggAAAGTGCACATTATGAagaacatttaacattttgtaaaacaaaattataaatactggTACCGTAtatgaaaatgttacatttgcaGAATCCCAAGAAAATTCAGTTCACATTCCGACTATATCACTCATTTCGTTGGTACTTCATTTATCCACGTATATATACGTATAAATATGAATCACTTTTTACAAGTAGCCTACAGTAATTGAGAAAATTATTAGGAACACATGGGTCTATACTTCGttctataatgtctgacaggagaagtaaacatttccggcagaggaggagagaagtataataaatttctattcaaccaatggcagaggtctcattccacggttgtcttgaagttgggcgggcgTAGAATGCTTCAAACTGCCGAACTTCAAGTGCCggaaatgtttacttctgatgtcagacattatggaattaAATATAGGTATACAATTCTGaagattttctttctttcattcatcccGTCTTTTCTGTCCTGTTTTTGTTttatctcctttctttctttctttcattttctgccTCTTTTCtcccaatttttttgttttcttttcctttccttcctctcTCTCCCTGTCTCCCATCTCtttattctcttttttccttctgttttatttcctttctcttGTTCTCTGTCTGCCCTTTTCgttagtttatttttctttatcccTCTTGCAAGTTGCAACCCATTTTGTTTAgtacttgtttatatatttattctctttacacctttttcaaaaataaaaataaaattgaagcgAGAATCCATTAATGCCTAATCGTGCTTGTTAGGGTGTATGCTATTCGTCCCGTATTTTGCGAGATCGTACAGAAATTTAGCTCAgtgttatgaaaatatattttggaacGCATAAATACCGCTACCTAGATTTTTCGAGAGGTAAATTAATTCATGATTTCATCGATTTCATTTGATTCAGACGTCCAATGCTATCAAAAATAATTCCGACTATAATTAATCGGTAAAATACGAGTTCGTATTTTCATTTCTCCGTTGCATAGTaggttttttttaaatgcataatTGAAAAAGAAGTAGTGTCAAAACCATTAGGTTTACATAGtaggtaccggtactgtattcAGTTACTGGTACAATTTCGGTAACGAGCCGGTACTACAATTTACACGCTAGATTGCATggcaataatttattatgatgtAAAACATATGGTTAAATGGTTGTCGACGAATTGCACTAAGGGTAAAATTTGCCAGAGTAAAATTGACAACCGTGTGTTCAGGTGCGAGTGTTTTCATTTGTGAAATCATTATGGGGACGAACGAGAGGTACTCATTAGGAATTGATACTATTAAAGCATGTAGGATGCTGAAGAACAGTTTTAGTTTTACAAGCAAATacataaagataaaatattactTGGACAAAACGATGACTGAAGCAAGTATccattctttaaataataaaaaaaggacaGTTTACATAAAGGAAACTAAGGAACCAGGGACATCAAATGCATTGTGAGTACCGATACGTATGCATTATTTATATACTAACCGTACTTATTTTTTAGTaacatgttatgaaaacagtaCCGGTAGCAGCAAATGAGTTGGTAGCAGAAGAAGCACGTTTGCATTTCATAATTCATAATTATGCGTATATTAAAGCATAAGGGGACAAATTCTGTAGTTGCTGTTTATACGGGtattacaatttttgttacgaaACTATTCtcatttaataggcctatgtagtaaATGTTAAATTGGTATTTCTAAAATATGGCaatcctataggcctacatggttgTATGTGTTGTCTATAGTAGCCAATAAATTATTTCTTGTCAGTACGGTATTATAATTTGCTAGGttatgtttcaatttatttcatattcataatATCACGAGCAGGGCAGCCCATATGAATATTGTGCCCTTTTTCAACCACGAACATTTGTCAGGGCCCTCTTTCgccagtaccggtattttaatgAATGTTGAAATTGTATTAcggtatttaaatacagtactaagTTAATAAGCTAAGGAAATTTCATTACCTTGTCCCCACAAAAGAGGAAAAAGTCCTTCAATAGCAACCTACTTCTTAAAACATGTTGAAAACATTATTAGGTAGGCTACGTTATAATAATACGTGATTTAACAGAATTCTTCTTTCGTGTAAGAAAATGTTTTGTggatattttgtgttttattgtCCCTAAAAATAGGTTCGGACCCTCCTGGCGCCCAGCCTTCCCTTCACTCGAATGATTTACGTCCCCCTCAATGGGTACCTACGTATAAGACGAAGCCCGAAGCCTGGCTGGTAACTGGTAGCTATCTGGTtaccttctttctctctcttgtacggaggagggacctgaaggcttgcactgcagcctgaggcttattgtacttaccactaatattctgtgaatgattgggtggTTGAACGaccgcactcttgtacaagtacagcatgctgcaCCGTAAACTTAActtgggctatggtatggatgatggtgatgatatgtgaattaatgatcgATGGCAAAAtgggtccgaggtccaacgccgaaagttatccagcaattatgcttcaattggttgagggaaaattccaaccaggtaactagtcccaaccaggatttgaacctgggtccgctGGTTGCATTGTCAGaagcgctgactgttactccacagcgatggatttatatatttatttactttattttattgggttattttacgacgctgtatcagcatctcaggtcatttagcatctgaatgaaatgaaggtgatagtgccggtgaaatgagtctggggtccagcactgaaagttacccagcatttgctcatgttgggttgagggaaaacttcggaaaaaacctcaaccaggtaacttgccctgaccaggattcgaacccgggccacctggtttcgcagccagacacgctgaccattactccacaggtgtggaccacagtgATGGACAGCTGATGGTACCTTGCTGGAAGGAATGCCTAAATGTTACTCAATGGAGACGTGCAAAACGAAGACTGTTTTGGCGATTGCTACCTAGCCTGTAAGCCCTTTGGTAACTGGTAGAATGGATCTAATTTTTTCGACCTACCAGCGACCTAAATGTCTTTACTGTGCATGCGTCCTGAGAGTCCGTGCATGCTTCCCCATATTTTACAGGCCTACTGCTATTCATTTTGACACATATAATGGATCGTGAAAGATTAATTTCAGTGTTTACAACAGATCTGTTCTTTGGAATCAGGCTCATCCCGACCACCAAAACCAatatacctattattggagaaaaattcgtttcggcacagggaatcgaacctaggATCCTCAGATTAGCACACTGAGTGCTCAACAAATCAATATGTTACTGTGAAATTGTGGGATGAAGTAGGTAGGAGTTGAAATGGATACCAATAGTAAGtaaatttgtaaatgaaaaattgatattttacaaTAAGTGACGATTTTAGAATCTTGAGATAATTATCAATACTCACCTTTTGGCagttaatacatattattttatcaatgttcTATTTGCATTAGTCAGAACTATTTGGGATTTAATGAAAGAGTTTTATTATGATAGAAGACGCTGTCCAGGAAAAGTGGAAATATTTACGTGGTTATTTCTGTATTGAAAGTGCCAAAATATCTAAGGTACTCTCAGGAGATCCTGGAGACCAATGCAGTTCATCCTGacagttttacaaattattattgtttttaaaatacaattggACCGCATTCTGTAATAAGGAACCAAcccataaataaatgtaacatctcaataattaaataattccaaGGATCCATATTTTGATCGAAGATATGTCCTAAAACATAAGTATGTTGTTATATTTAATTGTgagtttattacttacttacatttaACTTTAAAGTGTATTTTCTCAATTTAAGTATAATAGGCCCTATGTTCCTTCCTGCAAAATGTGGTACCTACAATATGAAAAGCAGAGTGAGTCAGCTGCACTAACTGGAATACGCAAACAAGCTGTTTTGATCACTGACTTTCTACCCAGCGACCAGCTAGGCTACGAGCAACGAACTCAGTAATCAGCCAGGCTTCATCTTATACATACCCTATGGGCGGCCATGTTGGGATTGCTAAGATAAATGATACTGATTTAAGAACCTGAGTACGGGTACtctattattactgttacactCCTTTAGACCTCCTTACATATTTTATGCCttcgaaattgtaaaaaaatgacTAATTTAGTCACTATCATAGACTATAAGAAGATGTTTCTTACCTAGAGCTGCAATAGATTCAGGTACTTGGGTAAATTTATTACCGTTGAGGTATAACAATTGTAGCTTATGTCTTAGCGAGGACAGATGAACAAAGCTTTCTGGAAGATCAGATAGACCTGTGTATGCCAAATCCAACACCTGCAATGTATATCATGTAATAAGATACCATTTAGTTCcactacaaaataataaattattaaaagcgTTTCATCTCTTGAAAAATAAATCTATCTTTTGCAGTTGATCATGTCCATAAATCatatagtaattaaattaaactagAATGTAAATAATCCCTTTCAATATAAAATCCATAGGTCAGCAGTTCTTTGGTGTGATACTGGTACGGTTCCTTTAAAATGACAGTCTGTCCagcatgttgataatgtaacAATTGTATGAGGCAATGACAGAGGAAAATTTAGCATTTGAAGGAAACAACTTTTTCTCACAACGTTTTTTTGCCCCCCCCCCTTCCAGTCGTGCCAAGGAAAAAAATTGATGTAAACCAATGAGGACAAGTAATGGAAATCATGCGTAATAGTATAATATTTGACAATGTTAACAGTTATCACACCATATAGGTACCGTGCCATAATGAGAATTGGAACACAggaaatgtaatattataaagtCAGTCTGGAAATTGAGCCATGTATGCCGGCCCAGTCAGCGAGGTTGGCTCACATCCATCAACTCCATTTTCATCAATGGGCATTCCTTTCATATCCATTACTTCGTAGCAGGACAGGTACGTACGTAAGTGAGGGGAAGGGAAAACAGTCTTCTTGGATAGCTAAATTTTAAGTTACAGTCACTTGGAAGTTCGACAGCAAGGGGGATCAAGTTCGTCTGTAATGTATAgaccagggatgcaaaactgtgctacaattgaggcacacgtcacaagccggaacacgtgaCTCATCTCTTCCTTTCACTCCCACACATCATTGGATATGGTAGAGGGAGAGGAAATATGTATTCATTGTGCTTGCGGacgtcacagatacgtaattcaaggcTGGAGGATTGTGgaggggaacaaactctttctccatgcttccacccctctcttcctcAGCTCTGCATCCCTGGTATTGACATTTGTACTATAATTTGATAGGAACACTTCTTCTCTCGTTTACCTATTCAGTATCTAAAGTATTGTAATACTATAcaggattaggcctatatattatttctTGATCACGAGCCAGTAGtagattttgtattgtatgtggCACAGTTAAATGTACTTCAGGAAAGTTGTGTGCAGATCGGTCATTGTCacgttttgttatttatattcagtTTCCTCATTTATAGTTTCTCTAATTATTACtataacattattatatattatatttatacttatttgtattttctgtttaattatataggcctactaaatcaTATCCAGCCTTGATTTATTTCTGTTTGCCTTCATTGCGCCATGTTGGTAAAATCCCTATTCACCTTCAACATCTCACTCAGCACACATACATACTCAATATGGTGTGGAGTGtttcaaaataatgaaatgatAAACCTTCACCACAAATCAGGAGACAGGATGATTAACAGGTGGGAACTCGCGAACATAGACCATTCAGGGAATGCCCCCTTTACCCTTGACAGCTACAGATGCCTTTGACTCAGGAGGAATTTGGTCATATTTGTCATAGTAAATGCAGTGGACACATAACAAGAAAGACCTAGAAGGAAACCCCATTACTTTGGTTAACAAGAAGTAAAGGATCCTTAACCTTCTAAGtaagtatagtaataatataaaaggtttggaatatgtatgataagaactttcttgtgttaaatattaacgtaccttgttaacatgtttgacctattttcggtcatcttcggaactggtcgttgttggtcttggcgcctcttgtttcctgtgtgggtgcgttcgtagtgtagagtcaaagagtgtatgtgttttgaaattgatttgtgtgttgagaacacctccacatatgcagaacacatcacaaatgccaaccacacctacagagacaacaacacagacatggaaatactgcacatccaaccaaaaagccagaaactcaacacactagaacaatatgaaatatacagacacacgaaaacacaccccaacgatattctcaacacacaaatcaatttaaaaacacatacactctttgactctacactacgaacgcacccacacaggaaacaagaggcgccaagaccaacaacgatcagttccgaagatgaccgaaaataggtcgaaacatgttaacaaggtacgttatcatacatattccgaagtgatatagtgttaaaagttgtgtaatcaagatgtataaaaggtTTGATAAAGGCATAAGAAGAGTcttattgaattaattaaatggaAGAcaacaaggaaaagaagagaaaaagaggcaGTGAAGGAGAGGAAAATGAAAATGGggagaagaaacaaaataagaagaAAGGCGAGGATAACGGAAAAAtgggagaaaaagaagaagaagaagaagaaagaatggaGTGATGGGAAAGAAGAttgagaagaaaaataagaaatggaaTAAGAAGATAAAGGATAAGTATATAAGAGAAGAGAAGGAATGAAGGTAGAGGAGAGAAGGATATGAGGAAGAGGGaaggaaaagataaaaaataagaagaaagacaCGAGGATATGATATACTGACACTGTTATATTATTACAGTCGTAGAAAGAGTATGGTACTAACCTGTAATGTTTCTGGATATCTCAGTGCCTCAATTGTAGAAGGTTCAAGTTCCTTCAAAGGATTGTTGTTGAGTCTTAATTCCTTCAGATTAGGCAGATGCTCAAAAGTAAAGGAGCTCAGTGAAGTGATCTGGTTATTTCCTAGGTTTAGAACAACGATTCCTAGTGGATCATAATCCTTTGGTGAGTAGGGGCCTCTGAATACATCAGCTTCCAGTCCTTCagctgaattaaaaaaatgaacattattgAGAACCATCAAATGTTCTTTGAACGTAGAAGATAGTTTATAAAGTACGGTACCAGCATGTTCTCAATATATGTAAATATAGTAGAACATTTATTTATGGTCCTTTCAATTTTCTTATGTTCATAATTCATAATGTTATGTATACCCCGCATTGAAGTTAGT
This sequence is a window from Periplaneta americana isolate PAMFEO1 chromosome 2, P.americana_PAMFEO1_priV1, whole genome shotgun sequence. Protein-coding genes within it:
- the LOC138694849 gene encoding leucine-rich repeat-containing protein 15-like translates to MQRLVEFLILLCLVAANLGDSELCSKCTCYKKAVIQALYNINCSHLELHDTFPEVEQWPEYAIQQQTRMAVNFDWNEIHHLEKFPALPGIVSLSLRHNKMVKIDPKAFLQLDNLKTLDLSHNMLTAEGLEADVFRGPYSPKDYDPLGIVVLNLGNNQITSLSSFTFEHLPNLKELRLNNNPLKELEPSTIEALRYPETLQVLDLAYTGLSDLPESFVHLSSLRHKLQLLYLNGNKFTQVPESIAALGDSLEKLNLNDNPILELDEDSFRGLLVLRELNISAMTHLKRIGPQTFAHLKSLEILYSSYNLKLTDLDEEAFGFENNSLTLKELHLRSNALHSLPQHLVQWTDLVVVDVQNNPWRCDCDIEWLVNDLVPIIQNNNPDLVLDLHCSEPLWLSGVNIQTFRNGANSPTLCAHTHKSHSAKVTHRSTGLYTAFQAASIVLVISTTVGFIVLFYLKRGTNVRITIQMLINPNVRYIKTRNEV